One Armatimonadota bacterium genomic region harbors:
- a CDS encoding metalloregulator ArsR/SmtB family transcription factor, translating to MFTIARPEAIAIKAKLFRGFADPSRLAILDALRSRPMTVGEIVGATGLSQPNASSHLACLHGCGLVAREQEGRYVRYRLSDRRVALLLRLGDELLADVARGVYECTRYEASGAGRGRR from the coding sequence ATGTTCACCATCGCGCGGCCGGAAGCGATCGCCATCAAGGCCAAGCTGTTTCGGGGCTTCGCCGACCCGTCGCGGCTGGCGATCCTCGACGCCCTGCGGAGCCGCCCGATGACGGTGGGCGAGATCGTCGGCGCCACCGGCCTCAGCCAGCCCAACGCCTCCAGCCACCTGGCCTGCCTCCACGGCTGCGGACTGGTGGCCCGGGAGCAGGAGGGCCGGTATGTCCGCTACCGGCTCAGCGACCGGCGCGTGGCGCTCCTGCTGCGGCTCGGGGACGAGCTGCTGGCCGATGTGGCCCGGGGGGTGTATGAGTGCACGCGCTACGAGGCCTCCGGCGCCGGCAGGGGACGGCGATGA